The proteins below are encoded in one region of Bosea sp. BIWAKO-01:
- a CDS encoding ABC transporter substrate-binding protein — protein sequence MNRREFISLSCAAAAWPLATGAQQKRKLPLIGILNPGASDNPGVLGFYKGLHELGYTEGVNIAIERRYGDWRADRFKELAADLVRLKVDVIVVVSTSPARAAKQATSTVPIVVGGMADPVGDDLIISLSRPGGNLTGTTFLGPDLIAKRFELLKDAMSGLSRVAALWHPGAYGKTTMEGMLREAQAAAQMLNLQLRLVPAHGPDDLDGAFLAIAKERADAVILLPSPMLFGEHKRLVELAAKSRLPAMYAAREFVLDGGLMSYGASQPDLFRRAATHVDKILKGANPAELPVEQPAKLEFVLNLKTARELGLAIPREFLLLADEIIE from the coding sequence ATGAATCGGCGCGAGTTCATCTCCCTCAGTTGCGCGGCAGCCGCATGGCCGCTCGCCACGGGCGCCCAGCAGAAGCGTAAGCTCCCGCTTATCGGCATATTGAATCCGGGCGCGAGCGATAACCCGGGCGTTCTCGGCTTCTACAAGGGGCTGCACGAGCTCGGCTACACCGAGGGGGTGAACATCGCCATCGAGCGCCGCTACGGCGATTGGCGGGCAGACCGGTTCAAGGAACTCGCGGCCGATCTGGTTCGGCTCAAGGTTGATGTCATCGTTGTGGTGAGTACGTCGCCGGCTCGCGCTGCCAAGCAAGCGACCAGCACCGTTCCTATCGTCGTGGGCGGCATGGCCGATCCCGTTGGCGACGACCTGATCATCAGCCTGTCCCGGCCAGGCGGGAACCTGACTGGAACTACGTTTCTGGGCCCGGATTTGATCGCCAAGCGGTTTGAGTTGCTCAAGGACGCGATGTCCGGGCTCTCCCGCGTCGCCGCGCTCTGGCATCCCGGCGCCTACGGCAAGACGACGATGGAAGGCATGTTGCGGGAGGCCCAGGCTGCGGCCCAGATGTTGAACTTGCAACTTCGCCTTGTGCCGGCCCATGGCCCGGACGACCTTGATGGAGCGTTCCTCGCAATCGCCAAGGAACGTGCCGATGCCGTCATCCTCCTGCCCAGCCCGATGTTGTTCGGCGAGCACAAGCGGCTTGTGGAGCTGGCCGCGAAGAGCCGGCTTCCTGCCATGTACGCTGCACGGGAATTTGTTCTGGATGGTGGGTTGATGTCCTACGGGGCAAGCCAGCCCGATCTCTTCCGGCGTGCCGCCACACATGTCGACAAGATACTGAAAGGGGCCAACCCGGCCGAGCTGCCGGTGGAGCAGCCGGCAAAGCTGGAATTCGTCCTGAACCTCAAGACCGCGAGAGAGCTCGGGCTCGCCATCCCTCGCGAATTCCTGTTGCTGGCAGACGAGATCATCGAATGA
- a CDS encoding HAD family hydrolase has translation MNRKPSYPGAMRFKAVMVDVDGVLIVHPDPKGWSAHLERDLGLSRDRLQAEFFAPHWPDIIHGRADLHARLGPALATMGAPVSADTLVRYWFERDAHVDRDLLGQLAELRERGLALHLATVQEHERARYLWHTLGFEHHFDAIHYAAALGWAKPAQGFFAAIEARTGFAPRELFFIDDAPANIEAAIARGWSAALWTGKRRLADLLMESGS, from the coding sequence ATGAACAGGAAGCCCTCCTATCCTGGCGCGATGCGCTTCAAGGCGGTGATGGTCGATGTCGACGGTGTTCTGATCGTACACCCCGATCCAAAGGGGTGGTCGGCCCATCTCGAACGCGATCTCGGCCTGTCCAGGGACCGCTTGCAGGCTGAGTTCTTCGCGCCGCATTGGCCCGACATCATCCATGGACGTGCCGATCTCCACGCGCGACTTGGCCCCGCCCTGGCGACAATGGGGGCGCCCGTGAGCGCCGACACGCTTGTCCGCTACTGGTTCGAACGGGATGCCCATGTCGACCGGGATCTGCTGGGGCAATTGGCCGAGCTACGGGAGCGCGGCCTCGCCTTGCATCTCGCAACGGTGCAGGAGCATGAGCGGGCCCGGTATCTCTGGCATACGCTCGGCTTCGAGCACCATTTTGACGCCATTCACTACGCGGCTGCGCTGGGCTGGGCGAAACCGGCCCAGGGCTTCTTCGCCGCGATCGAGGCGCGAACAGGCTTTGCGCCTCGCGAGCTGTTCTTCATCGACGATGCGCCCGCGAATATCGAGGCCGCCATCGCGCGGGGCTGGAGCGCGGCTCTGTGGACCGGGAAACGCCGGCTTGCCGACCTGCTGATGGAGTCCGGTTCGTAG
- a CDS encoding CBS domain-containing protein encodes MLVRDAMTAHAEWISPDITLAEVARKMRDADIGCLPVGENDRLIGMITDRDLACRGCAEGADPNTTRARKVMTAGITWCFEDDDIRDATRRMSEKQIHHMPVMNKQKRMTGILSLSDLALRAPKDLFGEVTRLVARDASRHAAAPMAH; translated from the coding sequence ATGCTCGTTCGTGACGCTATGACCGCGCATGCGGAATGGATCTCTCCGGACATCACCCTGGCCGAGGTCGCGCGCAAGATGCGCGACGCGGATATCGGATGCCTGCCAGTCGGAGAAAATGATCGTCTCATCGGAATGATCACCGATAGAGATCTTGCCTGCCGTGGCTGCGCCGAAGGGGCCGATCCCAACACGACAAGGGCGAGAAAGGTCATGACGGCGGGCATCACCTGGTGCTTCGAGGACGACGACATCAGGGATGCGACGCGCCGCATGAGCGAGAAGCAGATCCATCACATGCCGGTGATGAACAAGCAGAAGCGGATGACCGGCATCCTCTCGCTGTCGGATTTGGCGCTGAGAGCGCCGAAGGACCTGTTCGGCGAGGTTACGCGGCTGGTTGCACGTGACGCATCGCGTCACGCTGCGGCACCCATGGCGCACTAA
- the ccoN gene encoding cytochrome-c oxidase, cbb3-type subunit I, translating to MVAGLTVAERQSAITISALVALCGLVMAIAGHDDLMGVHGVIILLCGLGGVFLVLSKYFEPEPSDERLAHYYDDPTKVGIVLALAWGVVGMFFGVWVAALLAWPDLTFDAAWASFGRIRPVHTSGVIFGFGGNALIATSFHVLQRTTRARLPDQFSPWFVLLGYNLFCVIAASGYLMGLTQSKEYAEPEWYADIWLVVVWVVYFLIYIRTLQRRKEPHIYVANWYYMAFILVVAVLHIVNNLAVPVSFGHAKSYSLFSGVQDAMTQWWYGHNAVAFFLTSGFLGMMYYYLPKRADRPIFSYRLSIISFWGITFMYMWAGSHHLHYTALPQWVQTLGMTFSVVLLVPSWASAGNALATLNGAWHKVRDDATLRFMMVAAVFYGLSTFEGSFMAIRAVNSLSHYTDWTVGHVHAGALGWVAMITFGSLYALVPWMWKVDQIYSPKLVEVHFWLALSGTVIYVFSMWNSGIIQGLMWRTYNSSGTLAFSFIDSVVAMHPYYIARTVGGLLFLLGAIVASYNVGMTIRTARARTAPQATGADQPALPGAGPALQPGE from the coding sequence ATGGTTGCCGGACTGACTGTCGCAGAACGCCAGAGTGCCATCACGATATCAGCGCTTGTCGCCCTCTGCGGGCTCGTGATGGCGATCGCCGGGCACGACGACCTCATGGGGGTGCATGGCGTCATCATCCTTCTCTGCGGGCTCGGCGGGGTCTTCCTGGTCCTGTCGAAGTATTTCGAGCCGGAGCCATCGGATGAGCGCCTGGCGCACTACTACGACGACCCGACAAAGGTCGGCATCGTGCTCGCCCTCGCCTGGGGCGTCGTCGGCATGTTTTTCGGGGTCTGGGTTGCGGCGCTCCTCGCCTGGCCCGACCTGACCTTCGATGCCGCCTGGGCGAGCTTCGGCCGCATTCGGCCCGTCCATACCTCAGGCGTGATCTTCGGCTTCGGCGGCAACGCGCTGATCGCCACCTCCTTCCATGTGCTGCAGCGCACCACGAGGGCGCGCCTGCCCGATCAGTTCAGCCCGTGGTTCGTGCTGCTCGGCTACAACCTGTTCTGCGTGATCGCCGCCAGCGGCTATCTGATGGGGCTGACCCAGTCCAAGGAATATGCCGAGCCCGAATGGTATGCCGACATCTGGCTGGTCGTCGTCTGGGTCGTCTACTTCCTGATCTATATCCGCACCCTGCAGCGGCGGAAGGAGCCGCATATCTACGTCGCCAACTGGTACTACATGGCCTTCATCCTGGTCGTGGCGGTGCTGCACATCGTCAACAACCTGGCCGTGCCGGTCTCGTTCGGCCATGCGAAAAGCTATTCGCTGTTCTCCGGCGTGCAGGATGCGATGACGCAGTGGTGGTACGGCCACAACGCAGTCGCCTTCTTCCTGACCTCGGGCTTCCTGGGGATGATGTACTACTACCTGCCCAAGCGGGCGGACCGGCCGATCTTCTCCTACCGGCTGTCGATCATCAGCTTCTGGGGCATCACCTTCATGTATATGTGGGCGGGCTCGCACCACCTGCACTACACCGCCCTGCCGCAATGGGTGCAGACGCTGGGCATGACCTTCTCGGTCGTGCTGCTGGTGCCATCCTGGGCCTCGGCCGGCAATGCGCTAGCGACCCTCAATGGTGCCTGGCACAAGGTTCGCGACGATGCGACGCTGCGCTTCATGATGGTCGCCGCCGTCTTCTACGGCCTGTCGACCTTCGAAGGCTCGTTCATGGCGATCCGGGCCGTCAATTCGCTGTCGCACTACACCGACTGGACGGTCGGCCATGTCCATGCCGGCGCGCTCGGCTGGGTGGCGATGATCACCTTCGGCTCGCTCTACGCTCTGGTGCCGTGGATGTGGAAGGTCGATCAGATCTATTCGCCCAAGCTGGTCGAGGTCCATTTCTGGCTCGCACTGTCGGGAACCGTCATCTACGTCTTCTCGATGTGGAACTCGGGCATCATCCAGGGCCTGATGTGGCGCACCTATAATTCCAGCGGCACGCTCGCCTTTTCCTTCATCGACAGCGTCGTCGCGATGCATCCCTACTACATCGCACGGACGGTCGGTGGCCTGCTGTTCCTGCTCGGGGCGATCGTCGCCTCCTACAATGTCGGGATGACGATCCGAACGGCGCGCGCGCGGACCGCTCCGCAAGCAACCGGGGCCGACCAGCCTGCCCTACCCGGGGCCGGGCCGGCGCTGCAGCCGGGGGAGTGA
- the ccoO gene encoding cytochrome-c oxidase, cbb3-type subunit II: MAEFFHRKLERSAIGFVLAIIGVSAIGGFVEIAPLFTIHETVETAPEMRVYTPLETAGRNIYIREGCYACHSQMIRTLRDEVERYGPYSLAVESKYDHPMLWGSKRTGPDLARLGGKYSDAWHVAHLINPREVVPQSVMPKYGWLMRNELRTEDLGQHLAALRVVGVPYTDAMIANASADAYGQANPDSPYASGVSERYGEATTMRAFDGQPGRLTEMDAVVAYLQVLGRLTDAAHRLPASTAR; the protein is encoded by the coding sequence ATGGCAGAGTTCTTCCATCGCAAGTTGGAACGCAGCGCCATCGGCTTCGTGCTGGCCATCATCGGCGTCTCGGCGATCGGCGGGTTCGTCGAGATCGCGCCGCTCTTCACCATCCACGAGACGGTCGAGACCGCGCCCGAGATGCGCGTCTACACGCCGCTCGAAACGGCCGGGCGCAACATCTATATCCGCGAGGGCTGCTATGCCTGCCACAGCCAGATGATCCGGACACTGCGCGACGAGGTCGAACGCTATGGCCCCTATTCGCTCGCGGTCGAGTCGAAATACGATCATCCGATGCTGTGGGGCTCGAAGCGCACCGGCCCGGACCTGGCGCGGCTCGGTGGCAAGTACTCCGACGCCTGGCATGTCGCGCATCTGATCAATCCGCGCGAGGTGGTGCCGCAATCGGTCATGCCGAAATATGGCTGGCTGATGCGCAACGAATTGCGGACCGAGGATCTCGGCCAGCACCTCGCCGCACTGCGCGTTGTCGGCGTGCCCTATACCGATGCGATGATCGCGAATGCGAGCGCCGATGCCTATGGCCAGGCCAACCCCGACAGCCCCTATGCCAGCGGCGTCAGCGAGCGCTACGGCGAGGCCACCACCATGCGGGCGTTCGACGGGCAGCCAGGCCGCCTGACGGAGATGGACGCGGTGGTTGCCTATCTCCAGGTCCTGGGCCGCCTGACCGATGCGGCGCATCGGCTGCCGGCGTCCACGGCAAGGTGA
- a CDS encoding CcoQ/FixQ family Cbb3-type cytochrome c oxidase assembly chaperone, protein MDIDHQSLVGFAKSWGLFYLIALAAGVLIYALWPSNRARFDRARKSILDKDDRPGD, encoded by the coding sequence ATGGACATCGATCATCAATCGCTCGTCGGATTCGCCAAGAGTTGGGGCCTTTTCTACCTGATCGCGCTGGCGGCTGGCGTGCTGATCTATGCTCTGTGGCCCTCGAACCGGGCCCGCTTCGACAGAGCCAGGAAGAGCATTCTCGACAAGGACGACAGGCCGGGGGACTGA
- the ccoP gene encoding cytochrome-c oxidase, cbb3-type subunit III encodes MDQAKRDPVTGQLTTGHEWNGIEELDTPIPRVVLFFLAASTLFAVIYWLLMPAWPLGWTYTKGLLGNDQRQIVARQVQDAVAERAAWTDRIAKASFAEIAADPALMRHVRDTGRTLFGDNCAVCHGSDGKGGPGFPNLAAGSWLWGGEPEAIAETIRVGINGTSAQTRAAQMLAFGRDGMLTREQVSNVVAYVLSLSGQPLSEADQARVPAGKQVFATTCVACHGEDGKGRHDLGAPDLTDAAWIYGSDPQSVFDSVHYGRQGHMPSWEGRLSPTDIKLLALYVGTLRDGAR; translated from the coding sequence ATGGACCAGGCGAAGCGGGACCCCGTCACGGGACAGTTGACGACCGGTCACGAGTGGAACGGCATTGAGGAACTCGACACGCCGATTCCGCGCGTGGTGCTGTTCTTCCTGGCGGCCTCGACGCTGTTTGCGGTGATCTATTGGCTGCTGATGCCGGCCTGGCCGCTCGGCTGGACCTATACGAAGGGTCTGCTCGGCAACGACCAGCGCCAGATCGTGGCCCGCCAGGTCCAGGATGCGGTGGCCGAGCGCGCCGCCTGGACCGACCGCATCGCCAAGGCCTCCTTCGCGGAGATCGCCGCCGATCCCGCGCTGATGCGCCATGTGCGCGACACCGGGCGGACCCTGTTCGGCGACAACTGCGCCGTCTGCCATGGCAGCGATGGCAAGGGCGGACCGGGCTTCCCCAATCTCGCCGCCGGCTCCTGGCTCTGGGGCGGCGAGCCCGAGGCGATCGCCGAGACCATCCGCGTCGGCATCAACGGAACGAGCGCGCAGACGCGCGCCGCGCAGATGCTGGCCTTCGGCCGCGATGGCATGCTCACCCGCGAGCAGGTGTCAAACGTCGTTGCCTATGTCCTCTCGCTTTCCGGGCAGCCGCTCTCGGAGGCGGACCAGGCGCGCGTGCCCGCCGGCAAGCAGGTGTTTGCAACAACCTGCGTCGCCTGCCACGGCGAGGACGGCAAGGGGCGGCACGATCTCGGCGCGCCGGACCTCACCGATGCCGCCTGGATCTATGGCAGCGATCCGCAATCGGTCTTCGACAGCGTCCATTACGGGCGCCAGGGCCATATGCCGAGCTGGGAGGGCCGCCTTTCACCGACCGACATCAAGCTGCTTGCGCTCTATGTCGGGACGCTGCGGGATGGCGCACGATGA
- a CDS encoding DUF2189 domain-containing protein, with protein MPLPLAAQRRRNLPAGTAFAWLGAGWRDLCHSPVPSLLYGTAVFLVSLGIVWGLFRYELDYILLPALAGFMVVGPILAIGLYQKSRDIEAGHPVSLARMIFVKPASGGQVWYTGAILCLLMLVWMRAAVIIYALFFGLRPFPGLNDVLAMLVSTPEGWAMLLVGTVAGGLFAAFSFAISTFAIPMLLDERVDAFTAMGTSISLVWNNLPVMLAWGAIVLALFLLSVATGLLGLIVVFPLLGHATWHSYRAVR; from the coding sequence ATGCCGCTGCCCCTCGCCGCACAGCGACGGCGCAACCTGCCGGCGGGCACGGCTTTCGCCTGGCTCGGAGCGGGCTGGCGCGATCTCTGCCACAGCCCCGTGCCGAGCCTGCTCTACGGAACAGCGGTGTTCCTGGTGTCGCTCGGCATCGTCTGGGGGCTGTTCCGCTACGAACTCGACTACATCCTGCTGCCCGCTCTCGCCGGCTTCATGGTGGTCGGGCCGATCCTGGCGATCGGCCTTTACCAGAAGAGCCGCGACATCGAGGCCGGCCACCCCGTCAGCCTCGCACGCATGATCTTCGTCAAACCGGCCTCGGGCGGCCAGGTCTGGTATACCGGCGCCATCCTGTGCCTGTTGATGCTGGTCTGGATGCGGGCCGCCGTGATCATCTATGCGCTGTTCTTCGGCTTGCGACCTTTCCCCGGCCTCAACGATGTCCTCGCCATGCTGGTCTCGACGCCGGAAGGCTGGGCGATGCTGCTCGTCGGCACGGTGGCGGGCGGCCTGTTCGCGGCCTTCTCCTTCGCGATCAGCACCTTCGCGATCCCGATGCTGCTCGACGAGAGGGTCGACGCCTTCACGGCGATGGGCACCAGCATCTCGCTCGTCTGGAACAACCTGCCGGTGATGCTCGCCTGGGGCGCGATCGTGCTCGCGCTCTTCCTCCTGAGCGTCGCGACCGGACTGCTCGGTCTGATCGTCGTCTTCCCGCTGCTCGGCCACGCGACCTGGCATAGCTATCGAGCGGTCAGATGA
- a CDS encoding cation-translocating P-type ATPase, whose amino-acid sequence MSCCAPPFDVSGTFDGSAARQEIRLASRELGDGLRQADLSVPGVHCAACIRTIETGLMQVSGVENVRVNLSTRRVAVKWRGEEAPDLLAALARLGHPGHLFESEADRSDPELARLIRALAVAGFCSMNIMLLSVSVWSGAERETRSAFHWISAALALPCLIYSGRVFFDSAWSALRHGRTNMDVPISIGICLAFGLSLYDTLHDGPHAYFDAATSLIFFLLIGRTLDHLMREKARAAVRGLMRLSPRGAMVLRADGSRDYLPLAEIEPGMRVVLNAGDRIPVDGVVEEGASELDCAIVSGESAPRFVAVGATVRAGTLNLSGPLTIAATARAETSFLAEMVRLMEAAEGGRAGYRRIADRAAALYSPVVHATAFLTFLGWLMATGDWHRAITVAIAVLIITCPCALGLAVPIVQVLASRRLFENGIMVKDGSAIERMAEIDMAAFDKTGTLTLGQPRLVNGGGIAPADLAIAAEIARRSSHPLSRAIAAAAPAGGHTLSDLREYPGLGIEGRLQGQLYRLGRAEWALAADVCGHEAGTVLSRDGKWLAKFAFEEALRPQAKAAIAALRSEGIAIALLSGDSEASVHSIAARLGIGTVAAGLLPAQKVERLAALAAQGRKVLMIGDGLNDLPALAAAHVSMAPASAADIGRNAADFVFLHDGLDAVPTALELARGSARLVRQNFALAILYNAVALPIAIAGYVTPLIAALAMSLSSVLVVANALRLKSGSSVSPQPAGTISAKPALVAEPGQ is encoded by the coding sequence ATGAGCTGCTGCGCGCCGCCGTTCGACGTCTCCGGCACGTTCGACGGTTCCGCGGCCCGGCAGGAAATCCGGCTCGCCAGCCGCGAACTGGGCGACGGCCTCAGGCAGGCCGATCTCTCCGTTCCGGGCGTTCACTGCGCAGCCTGCATCCGCACGATCGAGACCGGCCTGATGCAGGTTTCCGGCGTCGAGAACGTCCGGGTCAACCTGTCGACCCGGCGTGTCGCCGTGAAGTGGCGCGGCGAGGAGGCTCCCGACCTGCTGGCGGCACTGGCCCGGCTCGGCCATCCCGGCCACCTCTTCGAGAGCGAAGCGGACCGGTCCGATCCGGAGCTCGCCCGCCTGATCCGGGCGCTCGCGGTCGCCGGCTTCTGTTCGATGAACATCATGCTGCTTTCGGTCTCGGTCTGGTCCGGGGCCGAACGGGAGACCCGGAGCGCCTTCCACTGGATTTCGGCCGCGCTGGCCCTGCCCTGCCTCATCTATTCCGGCCGCGTCTTCTTCGACTCGGCCTGGTCGGCGCTGCGCCACGGTCGCACCAATATGGACGTGCCGATCTCGATCGGCATCTGCCTCGCCTTCGGTCTCAGCCTTTACGACACGCTGCATGACGGCCCGCATGCCTATTTCGACGCTGCGACCTCGCTGATCTTCTTCCTGCTGATCGGGCGGACCCTTGACCATCTCATGCGCGAGAAGGCGCGTGCCGCGGTGCGCGGCCTGATGCGCCTGTCACCGCGCGGAGCCATGGTGCTGCGGGCCGATGGCAGCCGCGACTATCTTCCACTTGCCGAGATCGAGCCGGGTATGCGCGTCGTGCTCAACGCGGGCGATCGCATCCCTGTCGATGGCGTGGTCGAGGAGGGAGCCTCCGAGCTGGATTGCGCCATCGTCAGCGGCGAGAGCGCGCCGCGCTTCGTGGCCGTGGGTGCCACAGTGCGGGCGGGAACGCTCAACCTCTCCGGTCCGCTGACCATTGCGGCAACCGCAAGGGCCGAGACCTCCTTCCTTGCCGAGATGGTCCGGCTGATGGAGGCTGCCGAGGGCGGGCGCGCAGGCTATCGGCGCATCGCCGACCGGGCGGCCGCGCTCTATTCGCCGGTGGTCCATGCCACGGCCTTCCTCACCTTTCTCGGCTGGCTGATGGCAACGGGCGACTGGCATCGTGCGATCACCGTCGCCATCGCCGTGCTGATCATCACCTGTCCCTGCGCGCTCGGGCTCGCCGTGCCGATCGTGCAGGTGCTGGCGTCGCGGCGCCTGTTCGAGAACGGCATCATGGTCAAGGACGGTTCGGCCATCGAGCGCATGGCCGAGATCGACATGGCGGCCTTCGACAAGACCGGCACCCTGACACTCGGACAGCCGCGCCTCGTCAATGGCGGCGGCATCGCCCCGGCGGATCTGGCGATCGCGGCCGAGATCGCCCGCCGCTCCAGCCATCCGCTCTCGCGCGCGATTGCCGCTGCAGCGCCGGCCGGCGGCCACACGCTGTCGGACCTTCGGGAATATCCCGGTTTGGGCATCGAGGGGCGGCTGCAGGGGCAGCTCTACCGGCTCGGCCGGGCCGAATGGGCGCTTGCCGCAGACGTCTGCGGGCACGAGGCCGGTACAGTGCTCAGCCGTGACGGCAAGTGGCTCGCCAAGTTTGCATTCGAGGAGGCGCTGCGTCCGCAGGCGAAGGCCGCGATCGCTGCGTTGCGCAGCGAGGGCATCGCAATCGCACTGCTCTCCGGCGATTCCGAAGCCTCCGTGCACAGCATTGCCGCCAGGCTCGGCATCGGCACGGTCGCCGCAGGGTTGCTGCCGGCGCAGAAGGTCGAGCGGCTCGCCGCCCTCGCGGCCCAGGGCCGCAAGGTGCTGATGATCGGCGATGGCCTCAACGATTTACCCGCGCTCGCCGCGGCGCATGTCTCGATGGCGCCGGCCTCGGCCGCCGATATCGGCCGCAATGCAGCCGATTTCGTCTTCCTGCATGATGGACTCGACGCGGTCCCGACCGCACTCGAGCTCGCGCGCGGCTCCGCCCGGCTGGTGCGGCAGAATTTTGCGCTCGCGATCCTCTACAATGCCGTCGCATTGCCGATCGCGATTGCTGGCTATGTCACCCCGCTGATCGCGGCGCTCGCCATGTCGCTGTCCTCCGTCCTCGTCGTCGCCAATGCGCTGCGTCTCAAGAGCGGATCATCCGTTTCTCCTCAGCCAGCCGGAACGATCTCGGCAAAACCGGCGCTGGTCGCGGAGCCGGGCCAATGA
- a CDS encoding DUF2809 domain-containing protein, which yields MIALCLATIAAGLLLRRFGMGLGLPFGVVKHGGSLLWGTMVYWLMTIIALRRPASWLAILAALVALCVELSRLYHTPWLDSFRLTTPGALLLGRVFSPWNLVAYAAGIALGWATDLCIARGRS from the coding sequence ATGATCGCCCTTTGCCTCGCGACGATCGCTGCGGGGCTGCTCCTGCGCCGGTTCGGGATGGGCCTCGGCCTGCCGTTCGGCGTGGTGAAACATGGCGGCTCGCTGCTCTGGGGGACGATGGTCTATTGGCTGATGACCATCATCGCCCTGCGTCGGCCGGCATCCTGGCTTGCAATCCTTGCCGCGCTGGTCGCGCTCTGCGTCGAGCTCAGCCGCCTCTATCACACGCCCTGGCTCGATTCCTTCAGGCTGACGACGCCAGGTGCGCTGCTGCTCGGGCGCGTCTTCTCGCCCTGGAATCTGGTGGCCTACGCGGCCGGCATCGCGCTCGGCTGGGCGACCGACCTCTGCATCGCGCGCGGACGCTCATAG
- a CDS encoding sensor histidine kinase, translating to MLALPLVGLFFFRIYENQLVHQTEAELIAQSVALSAAIRRDFESNLPADAALGAHVSATPSSPADEPFRPILPSLDLTRDNLLGRRPDARAASQPTDTAFKAAGERLSPLLLETQQNTLAGFRLLDPRGVVIAGRDEIGLSLAHVEEVGQALQGRFAATLRQRVSSHAPPPLYSLSRGTSIRIFTATPVILRDRVAGVLYASRTPSNVFRHLYEERGKVVLAGLSVAALTLLIGLAFHRTITRPVQGLIARTTAIGHGDRSAMRPLQNHGTAEFARLSQSFLDMAGSLNNRSDFIATFAAHVSHELKSPLTSIEGAAELLRDDGAGDGPAMSEEMRRHFLGNIIADTHRLTAITNRLRELARAESTPTGGTTSLSPAIADLQRDCPGIRIRAEGALDSAIRISAENLRIVLGHLADNAERHGATELEIVADVEADLLRLTLSDNGSGVSPNNRVRIFDSFFTTRRDSGGTGMGLSIVRSMLNAHGGSIALLEGAPGTTFALAFQRATEAETRV from the coding sequence CGAGCTGATCGCCCAGAGCGTGGCGCTCTCAGCCGCCATCCGGCGCGACTTCGAGAGCAACCTGCCGGCCGACGCCGCGCTGGGGGCTCACGTTTCGGCAACGCCGTCCTCGCCGGCGGACGAGCCGTTCAGGCCGATCCTGCCCAGTCTCGACCTGACGCGCGACAACCTGCTCGGCCGCAGGCCGGACGCGCGGGCCGCTTCTCAGCCCACTGATACGGCCTTCAAGGCTGCCGGCGAGCGGCTGTCGCCGCTGCTGCTGGAAACGCAGCAGAACACGCTCGCCGGGTTCCGGTTGCTTGACCCCCGCGGCGTGGTGATCGCGGGCCGAGACGAGATCGGCCTGTCGCTCGCCCATGTCGAGGAGGTCGGGCAGGCGCTGCAGGGGCGTTTTGCCGCGACGCTTCGGCAGCGTGTGTCCAGCCATGCGCCGCCGCCGCTCTACTCGCTCAGCCGCGGCACCAGCATCCGCATCTTCACGGCGACGCCGGTCATCCTGCGCGATCGCGTCGCCGGCGTGCTCTACGCCTCGCGCACGCCAAGCAACGTCTTCCGCCATCTCTATGAGGAGCGCGGCAAGGTCGTGCTTGCCGGCCTCTCCGTCGCAGCGCTCACCCTGCTGATCGGGCTTGCCTTTCACCGCACCATCACCCGCCCGGTGCAGGGCCTGATCGCGCGCACGACCGCCATCGGTCACGGCGACCGCAGCGCCATGCGGCCGCTGCAAAACCACGGCACGGCCGAATTCGCGCGCCTGTCGCAGAGTTTTCTCGACATGGCCGGCAGCCTGAATAACCGCTCGGATTTCATCGCGACCTTCGCGGCCCATGTCTCGCACGAGCTGAAATCGCCGCTGACCTCGATCGAGGGCGCCGCCGAGCTGCTACGCGACGATGGCGCCGGCGACGGTCCGGCGATGAGCGAGGAGATGCGCCGCCATTTCCTCGGCAACATCATCGCCGACACGCATCGCCTGACCGCGATCACCAACCGCCTGCGCGAACTCGCCCGCGCCGAAAGCACGCCAACCGGCGGCACGACCAGCCTCTCTCCGGCCATCGCCGATCTGCAGCGGGATTGTCCCGGCATCCGGATACGCGCCGAGGGCGCGCTCGACAGCGCCATCCGCATCTCCGCCGAGAATCTGCGTATCGTCCTCGGCCATCTCGCCGACAACGCGGAGCGCCACGGCGCAACCGAGCTTGAGATCGTCGCGGACGTCGAGGCGGACCTGCTGCGCCTCACCCTGAGCGACAATGGCAGCGGTGTGTCGCCGAACAATCGGGTGCGGATCTTCGACAGCTTCTTCACGACGCGCCGCGATAGCGGCGGGACCGGCATGGGGCTGTCCATCGTCCGCTCCATGCTGAATGCGCATGGCGGCTCGATCGCGCTGCTCGAGGGCGCGCCCGGCACGACCTTCGCTCTGGCATTCCAGCGGGCGACCGAGGCGGAAACCCGTGTCTGA